In Marinimicrobium koreense, the following are encoded in one genomic region:
- the tssM gene encoding type VI secretion system membrane subunit TssM encodes MMKRIKNTLLHPVTLSLVGVFILALLVWFGGPLIKFGDENAAPLASSITRLLVILVLLVLWGLNNLRLQWRDHQQNRAMVDDIQQSQTNATDYVSSQAAEDVQQVQQRFFEALAVLRQRRFRGRANKSRALYELPWYIMVGPPGAGKTTALVNSGLEFPLAEKFGAGALQGVGGTRHCDWWFTNDAVLVDTAGRYTTQDSHRVVDSSAWEGFLGLLKKHRRRRPINGVIVSISVQDLLTQTEEERASHARTIRTRIDDLMSKLEVRFPVYLMFTKSDLIAGFNEFFEDLGKDEREQVWGLSLPRAGSVESAPDFEFIDAELRQLEARLYERLIWRLHQERDPQRRAAIEHFPTQFEQLNRLVKGFVEQTFAPNRYRYQPLLRGVYYSSGTQDGTPIDRLVSTVSAQFGFGREPAAPGVNRGKGFFLGRLFQDVIFPESELVGTNPRYERWRQWGRRSAYAALAASVVGLVMVWTGSVSRHASDMEDVRSHLSRFEQRQGDGYGPAAPRAHLPALTALAQASSVYDRDAHPVLTGVGLYDGRIDERADQAYQRYLRGPFTQALLRELEQALLDTEDDLQLYNQFRVYQMFGDTSRMEAPQVVEWFTRRWAATVERETQTSLRHHLEGLLALELTDQALNQPLARTVAQRLLQVPVAQRVYNRIQSEPEFQRPVDLRAQYGNQLTAVFELPANARDAIQVPWMFTREGYKSIDLSPRSPVLRELVNDRWIFESLEQSAQTMTEDDLGELSERVTELYLRDYIRTWVGVQQALSIGSFASLNQGSERLARAADPLYSPLLRVLEVSAAQTQLTNPELKEKVAGAGRSQRTSIAAGLIASQMDSTEVDRHFSELHRLMAGDAGQAPIHAVLGEVRKLSDFVQDIRMSPDPQRRAFEIARARFADGEGNPASQLRSYARNLPQPLEQWLNGLSRETWRSILIEARGHVVNEWQAQVYQPYQRMAAGRYPLVGGVDAEMSLYDFSEFFKPGGLHERFVQQYIEPFVQTRGRWHNRQVDGYGLGLSASALAQIRHGQAITELMFRSGESSPRLSLEFKPQDLAKDNARFILDMGDQTLSYSHGPKFWRRVDWSGDQAERRLRLVFEKVNGGASDRVYQGPWAWFRALDDAQVQKTSRSDVFHLTFSSAAADTRADRNTMVYEVRTQSVDNLLTNNPLRRYQCPEVL; translated from the coding sequence ATGATGAAGCGGATTAAAAATACCTTGCTCCACCCGGTCACCTTATCGCTGGTGGGTGTCTTTATTCTGGCGCTGCTGGTCTGGTTTGGCGGACCCCTGATCAAGTTTGGCGATGAAAACGCGGCGCCCCTGGCCAGCAGCATCACCCGACTGTTGGTCATTCTGGTGTTGCTGGTGCTGTGGGGGCTGAATAACCTGCGCCTGCAATGGCGGGATCACCAGCAGAATCGGGCGATGGTGGACGACATTCAGCAGAGCCAGACCAACGCAACGGACTATGTCAGTAGTCAGGCGGCCGAGGATGTCCAGCAGGTTCAGCAGCGCTTTTTCGAAGCGCTGGCCGTGCTTCGGCAGCGTCGTTTTCGGGGCCGTGCCAACAAGAGTCGAGCCCTGTATGAGCTGCCCTGGTACATCATGGTGGGCCCGCCGGGTGCGGGCAAAACCACCGCGCTGGTGAACTCCGGGCTGGAGTTTCCCCTGGCCGAAAAGTTTGGTGCCGGAGCGCTGCAGGGCGTTGGCGGAACCCGACACTGCGATTGGTGGTTCACCAATGATGCCGTGCTGGTGGACACCGCGGGACGTTACACGACCCAGGACAGTCACCGGGTGGTGGACAGTTCGGCCTGGGAGGGGTTTCTGGGGCTTCTGAAAAAGCACCGCCGTCGCCGGCCGATCAACGGCGTGATTGTCTCGATCAGCGTGCAGGATCTGCTCACCCAGACCGAAGAAGAGCGTGCCAGTCATGCTCGCACCATTCGCACCCGCATTGATGATTTGATGAGTAAGCTGGAGGTGCGCTTTCCCGTCTATCTCATGTTCACCAAGTCGGACCTGATCGCGGGCTTCAATGAGTTTTTCGAAGACCTGGGGAAAGACGAGCGTGAGCAGGTGTGGGGCCTCAGCCTGCCCCGCGCCGGTTCGGTGGAGTCGGCCCCGGACTTTGAGTTTATTGACGCCGAGCTTCGTCAACTCGAAGCCCGACTGTACGAACGTCTGATCTGGCGACTTCATCAGGAACGCGATCCCCAGCGTCGGGCCGCCATCGAGCATTTTCCGACCCAGTTTGAACAACTCAACCGCCTGGTCAAGGGGTTTGTCGAGCAGACCTTTGCCCCGAATCGCTATCGTTACCAGCCGTTGTTGCGCGGCGTCTATTACTCGAGCGGCACCCAGGATGGCACGCCGATTGATCGCCTGGTCAGTACCGTGTCGGCACAGTTCGGGTTTGGGCGCGAACCGGCCGCACCGGGGGTGAATCGGGGTAAAGGCTTTTTCCTGGGACGGCTCTTTCAGGATGTGATTTTTCCGGAGTCTGAGCTGGTGGGCACCAATCCACGCTATGAACGCTGGCGGCAGTGGGGGCGGCGCTCGGCTTACGCGGCTTTGGCGGCCAGTGTCGTGGGTCTGGTGATGGTGTGGACAGGCAGTGTCAGTCGCCACGCCTCTGATATGGAAGATGTCCGCTCGCACCTGTCCCGCTTCGAGCAGCGACAAGGGGATGGTTACGGTCCGGCAGCCCCCCGAGCGCACCTGCCAGCGCTGACCGCCCTGGCTCAGGCCAGTTCTGTATACGACCGGGACGCACACCCGGTATTGACCGGCGTCGGCCTCTACGACGGACGCATCGATGAACGCGCCGATCAGGCGTATCAGCGTTATCTGCGCGGCCCGTTCACTCAGGCATTGTTGCGGGAGCTGGAGCAGGCGCTGCTGGATACCGAAGATGATCTGCAGTTGTACAACCAGTTCCGGGTGTACCAGATGTTCGGGGATACTTCGCGCATGGAAGCCCCGCAGGTGGTCGAGTGGTTTACCCGTCGGTGGGCCGCTACGGTGGAGCGCGAGACTCAGACCTCGTTGCGGCACCACCTGGAGGGGTTGCTGGCCCTGGAGTTGACGGATCAGGCGCTTAACCAGCCTCTGGCCCGAACGGTGGCCCAACGCCTACTGCAGGTTCCGGTCGCTCAGCGAGTCTATAACCGGATTCAGAGCGAGCCGGAATTTCAACGTCCGGTTGATCTGCGGGCTCAATACGGCAATCAGTTGACCGCGGTATTTGAATTGCCGGCGAACGCCCGGGATGCGATTCAGGTGCCCTGGATGTTCACCCGCGAAGGCTACAAGTCCATCGACCTCTCACCACGATCGCCGGTACTGCGTGAGCTGGTCAATGACCGCTGGATATTTGAGAGCCTGGAGCAGAGTGCCCAGACCATGACTGAGGACGACCTCGGGGAGCTGAGCGAGCGGGTGACCGAACTGTATCTGCGCGACTACATTCGCACCTGGGTGGGAGTACAGCAGGCACTTTCCATTGGTTCTTTCGCCAGCCTCAATCAGGGCAGCGAGCGGTTGGCGCGTGCGGCGGACCCACTGTACTCGCCCCTCTTGCGGGTACTGGAGGTCAGCGCCGCGCAGACGCAGTTGACCAACCCCGAGCTCAAGGAAAAGGTGGCCGGAGCGGGTCGTAGTCAACGAACCAGTATTGCGGCCGGTTTGATTGCCTCGCAAATGGACTCCACCGAAGTGGATCGCCATTTCAGTGAGCTGCATCGGTTGATGGCGGGGGATGCCGGGCAGGCACCCATTCACGCGGTGCTTGGGGAGGTGCGCAAGCTGAGTGATTTCGTGCAGGACATCAGGATGTCGCCGGACCCCCAGCGACGGGCGTTCGAAATCGCCCGCGCGCGCTTTGCCGATGGCGAGGGTAATCCGGCCAGTCAATTGCGAAGCTATGCGCGCAACCTGCCCCAGCCCCTGGAGCAGTGGCTCAACGGCCTGTCACGGGAAACCTGGCGGAGTATTCTGATTGAAGCTCGAGGGCATGTCGTCAACGAGTGGCAGGCCCAGGTGTATCAGCCGTATCAGCGCATGGCGGCGGGCCGTTACCCACTGGTGGGCGGTGTGGATGCGGAAATGTCACTGTACGACTTCAGTGAATTCTTCAAGCCGGGCGGGCTGCACGAGCGTTTTGTACAGCAGTATATCGAGCCGTTTGTTCAGACCCGGGGGCGGTGGCACAACCGGCAGGTGGATGGTTACGGCCTGGGGCTTTCGGCCAGTGCCTTGGCTCAGATCCGCCACGGGCAGGCGATCACCGAACTGATGTTCCGCTCGGGGGAGTCCTCCCCGCGACTGAGTCTGGAGTTCAAACCGCAAGACCTGGCCAAAGACAATGCCCGCTTTATTCTTGATATGGGCGACCAGACCCTGTCGTACAGTCACGGGCCCAAGTTCTGGCGTCGGGTTGACTGGTCGGGTGATCAGGCGGAACGCCGGCTGCGTCTGGTGTTCGAGAAGGTCAACGGGGGCGCCAGTGATCGGGTGTACCAGGGGCCCTGGGCCTGGTTCCGAGCGCTGGATGATGCTCAGGTGCAGAAAACGTCTCGCTCGGACGTCTTCCACCTGACGTTCTCCAGCGCCGCCGCGGATACCCGTGCGGATCGGAACACGATGGTGTATGAAGTGCGCACCCAAAGCGTCGACAATCTGTTGACCAATAATCCCCTGCGCCGATATCAGTGTCCGGAGGTGCTGTGA
- the icmH gene encoding type IVB secretion system protein IcmH/DotU: MDSPDKTVFRQPRPGGDRTRMKPDVNTPRAAAGTPEPRAPSPVDSPAPPSAMDLPPEPLVAGRGLNPLVSSANTLLLVFGKVRQSARHTDVRGLYRQLTQSIREFEVEARDRGYPPEIVLAARYVLCSVLDEAVLNTPWGSDSPWAQRTLLSAFHNETSGGEKFFQILQRMNQAPSQNLDMLELMYLCLSLGFEGRYRLANRGRDALEQIKDELYRTIRRYRGEHERALSPRWQGLGRTSSTLGESIPLWIWSAAVALLLVLIFSGFRYWLYTSSNPVVEQLDTVNEQIETFSRDSFE; this comes from the coding sequence ATGGATTCTCCGGACAAAACGGTCTTTCGCCAGCCTCGCCCCGGTGGCGATCGCACCCGAATGAAACCAGACGTGAACACCCCGCGCGCTGCGGCCGGAACACCAGAGCCGCGTGCGCCTTCACCGGTTGATTCACCCGCGCCACCATCAGCGATGGACCTGCCTCCTGAGCCTCTGGTTGCCGGTCGGGGGCTCAATCCTCTGGTCAGCTCCGCCAATACGCTACTGCTGGTATTTGGCAAAGTCCGCCAGTCGGCACGCCACACTGATGTGCGCGGTCTGTACCGTCAATTGACCCAGTCGATCCGGGAGTTCGAAGTGGAGGCCCGGGACCGGGGCTATCCGCCGGAGATTGTGCTGGCGGCCCGTTATGTTCTCTGTTCGGTTCTGGATGAGGCGGTACTCAATACCCCCTGGGGTAGCGACAGTCCCTGGGCGCAGCGGACTCTGCTCAGTGCGTTTCACAATGAAACCTCAGGGGGTGAGAAATTTTTTCAGATCCTGCAGCGCATGAACCAGGCCCCATCCCAGAACCTGGACATGTTGGAGTTGATGTATTTGTGCCTGAGCCTGGGGTTCGAAGGGCGCTACCGTCTGGCAAACCGCGGACGCGATGCCCTCGAGCAGATCAAAGACGAGCTCTACCGGACCATTCGCCGGTATCGCGGCGAGCACGAACGCGCGCTGTCGCCACGTTGGCAGGGACTCGGCCGGACCTCCTCAACCCTGGGGGAATCCATTCCGTTGTGGATCTGGAGCGCTGCCGTGGCGTTGCTCCTGGTGTTGATTTTTTCCGGTTTCCGGTACTGGCTTTACACCAGTTCCAACCCCGTTGTGGAGCAGCTCGATACCGTCAATGAGCAGATTGAAACCTTTTCCAGGGATTCGTTTGAGTAG
- the tssK gene encoding type VI secretion system baseplate subunit TssK, with the protein MSLSSKVIWSEGMFLNPQHFQQYDRYVERYIDAKCSALGAYAWGLQALELDQELLKLGKLSVSRGRGVFPDGTPFNFPEVDDAPGVLEVPEGAHNTLVYLAVPVRRPGAVDVSREDDAQALARYYVSEVSARDVTSDGGDTRPVDVGKLRLRLTLESEDLSGYACIGVLRIAEVRDDHNVLLDEQYLATCLDCTAAPRLAGFLPELSGMLHHRGEAIAGRLADARRGGTAEIADYMMLQMINRYEPLIAHLATVRNLHPLALFQQLLLMAGELSTFVAREKRPPEFAPYRHDQLQATFLPLMTTLRSYLSMVYEQTAIGLPLEEKKYGIRVGTIPDRSLLSSATFVLAVRADIAEETLRSRLPAQIKVGPVERIRQLVNAAMPGIAIKPLPVAPRQIPYRSGYAYFELDQHSAFWREMASSGGFALHVGGDFPGLEMEFWAIRQ; encoded by the coding sequence ATGTCGTTGAGCAGCAAAGTCATCTGGTCCGAGGGGATGTTTCTGAACCCTCAGCACTTTCAGCAGTACGACCGCTACGTCGAACGCTACATCGATGCCAAGTGCAGTGCCCTGGGCGCCTATGCCTGGGGATTACAGGCATTGGAGCTGGATCAGGAGTTGCTCAAACTGGGCAAGCTGTCCGTGTCCCGGGGGCGGGGCGTGTTCCCCGATGGTACTCCCTTCAATTTCCCCGAAGTGGATGATGCGCCCGGGGTGCTCGAGGTTCCCGAAGGCGCCCACAATACGCTGGTGTATCTTGCGGTACCGGTTCGTCGGCCGGGCGCGGTGGACGTCTCCCGGGAAGATGATGCACAGGCCCTGGCCCGCTATTACGTGTCGGAAGTCAGTGCGCGGGATGTCACCTCGGATGGCGGAGATACCCGTCCCGTGGATGTGGGTAAGCTCCGGTTACGCCTGACGCTCGAGTCCGAGGATCTCAGCGGGTATGCCTGTATTGGCGTGCTGCGCATTGCGGAGGTGCGCGATGACCACAACGTGCTGCTCGATGAGCAGTACTTGGCCACCTGTCTCGATTGTACGGCCGCCCCCAGACTCGCGGGCTTTCTGCCCGAGTTATCGGGGATGCTGCATCATCGGGGCGAGGCAATTGCGGGCCGTCTGGCGGATGCCCGCCGGGGCGGAACCGCGGAAATCGCCGACTACATGATGCTGCAGATGATCAACCGCTATGAACCCCTGATCGCCCATCTGGCCACGGTGCGCAATCTGCATCCTCTGGCGCTGTTTCAGCAACTGCTGCTGATGGCCGGAGAGTTGTCGACCTTTGTCGCCAGGGAGAAGCGGCCACCGGAGTTTGCGCCGTATCGGCACGATCAATTGCAAGCCACGTTTTTGCCCCTGATGACCACCCTGCGCAGCTACCTGTCGATGGTGTATGAGCAGACCGCCATCGGGCTGCCGCTTGAGGAAAAGAAATACGGTATCCGCGTGGGTACCATTCCCGATCGCTCGCTGCTTTCTTCGGCTACGTTTGTGTTGGCAGTGCGCGCCGATATCGCCGAGGAAACCCTGCGCTCGCGCCTGCCGGCGCAGATCAAAGTGGGCCCGGTGGAGCGTATCCGGCAGTTGGTCAACGCCGCCATGCCGGGTATTGCCATCAAACCTTTGCCCGTGGCGCCGCGGCAGATTCCCTACCGGTCGGGATACGCCTACTTTGAGTTGGATCAGCACAGCGCCTTCTGGCGGGAAATGGCCAGCTCGGGTGGCTTTGCGTTGCACGTGGGCGGAGACTTCCCCGGCCTGGAAATGGAGTTCTGGGCGATTCGCCAATAG
- the tssJ gene encoding type VI secretion system lipoprotein TssJ — protein sequence MERFDLLRRLFPVLLVCWLTACANQESRVGGMLKLQTDVRLSIDARADINPDHSNEPAPVVLRFYELTAEQAFADADFVRLYERDSAVLGDTLVRRRQLPGVVPGEIRDHELVLDANTRYVGIMAEFYQYQRAAYKVVIPVTARNVFRDVIKLQISGNQLSVLN from the coding sequence ATGGAACGGTTTGATTTACTTCGTAGGCTTTTCCCGGTTCTGCTGGTGTGTTGGTTGACCGCCTGCGCGAATCAGGAAAGTCGCGTCGGGGGCATGCTCAAGTTACAGACCGATGTCAGGCTGTCCATTGACGCGCGCGCGGACATCAATCCCGATCACAGCAACGAGCCCGCGCCGGTGGTGCTGAGGTTTTACGAGCTGACCGCCGAACAGGCGTTTGCTGACGCTGACTTTGTGCGTCTGTATGAACGTGACTCGGCCGTGCTCGGTGATACGTTGGTACGTCGACGCCAGCTACCCGGTGTGGTCCCCGGCGAGATTCGGGACCATGAGCTGGTACTCGATGCGAACACGCGCTATGTCGGCATCATGGCCGAGTTCTATCAGTACCAGCGCGCCGCCTACAAAGTCGTCATTCCCGTTACCGCGCGCAACGTGTTCAGGGATGTCATCAAACTGCAGATCTCGGGTAACCAGTTGTCAGTGCTGAACTGA